ATTTTTCAAAATTACTCCAAATTTTATTTTTATGGAATAGTATTTGAATTTTTATTGAAAACCGAGTTCTTATGCCTGAAGGTCCTTCCATCCTATTAATGAAAGAAAGCCTGCAAAAATTTGTAGGTGAAAAAGTTGTGGAATCTCAGGGAAATGCAAAATTTGACAAAGAAATTCTTGAAAATAATGTTTTGAAAGAAATACGGACTTTCGGGAAACAGACTTATCTTATTTTCAGTAAAGTCGCAGTCAGAATTCACTTGCTCATGTTTGGCTCCTACAGTGTGGATGAACAGACGAAACCCGATAAAAACCTCCGGTTATCATTAGTTTTTAAAAAAGGAGCAATCTATTTTTACAGCTGCAGTGTAAAGCTTGTAGATTCAGAGTTCTTATCTAAAATTGATTGGGAAGCTGATGTGATGAGCGACCAATGGAATCCGGAAAAAGCAAAGCAAAAGCTGCTCGCCAATCCGAAAATGATGGCTTGTGATGCACTCATGAACCAGGATATTTTCTCCGGCGTCGGAAATATAATTAAAAACGAAGTTTTATTCAGAATAGGAGTACAACCTGAAAGTTTGTTGGGAAATCTACCTTCTGAAAAACTGGAAGATTTAATTACAGAAGCCCGAAACTACAGCTTTGATTTTCTAAAATGGAAACGGGATTTTGTTCTGAAAAAACACTGGCTTGTCCACACAAAATCAGTCTGTCCTAAATGCGGCGAAAAATTGGTCAAAAAACAAACCGGCTTGGGAAAACGCAGAAGTTTTTATTGCATTAATGACCAGAAATTATATTAATCAATATTCAAAGAACCTCCTGAATATTTTGTAAAAAATTCCGATCTGTACACCTCTCCCAAAGGAACATCTGCATCACCGATGTAGATGTTATGGTTATCAAATGATTCAATATAGTCAATATTAACCACAAAAGATTTGCTTACCCGAAGGAAAATAT
Above is a genomic segment from Chryseobacterium geocarposphaerae containing:
- a CDS encoding DNA-formamidopyrimidine glycosylase family protein — protein: MPEGPSILLMKESLQKFVGEKVVESQGNAKFDKEILENNVLKEIRTFGKQTYLIFSKVAVRIHLLMFGSYSVDEQTKPDKNLRLSLVFKKGAIYFYSCSVKLVDSEFLSKIDWEADVMSDQWNPEKAKQKLLANPKMMACDALMNQDIFSGVGNIIKNEVLFRIGVQPESLLGNLPSEKLEDLITEARNYSFDFLKWKRDFVLKKHWLVHTKSVCPKCGEKLVKKQTGLGKRRSFYCINDQKLY